In Nicotiana tabacum cultivar K326 chromosome 19, ASM71507v2, whole genome shotgun sequence, one DNA window encodes the following:
- the LOC107821115 gene encoding leucine-rich repeat receptor-like serine/threonine-protein kinase BAM1 isoform X3 yields MEKFELATIPNELGKLKNLRQLVFMRSNLIGNIPEAISNISSLEYMDMSENYLNGSIPGVVGQLSKLRRLFLTGNNFEGSIPPEIGNLSNLETLDISFMGKFELATIPDELGELKNLRNIRIVNSNLIGNIPEAFSTFFSLVYMDLSRNYLNGSIPDWLFRFENLSDLNLERNQLHGTLPIPIGEAKFSALKLSWNQLSGKIPLEYDKYSNYDFSGNFDLCTCNSSHATKYLPLCTNQKHHKAKIKAPVFVVVLVIIVLVCLSCYILKHSKLSLSKCSWKKTQEIDEWEFIPFRSTNFTRSEILLNLTEENLIGSGGSGNIYRIGVDENRSHVAVKRICNQRKLDNSRKKQFLAELQTLSGVRHVNIVTLICCISNENSKILLYEYMENQSLDKWLHPKQGRESLVMISPAQNVVLKWDTRLRIAIGAARGLCYMHNHCSPPIIHRDIKSSNILLDNDLNAKVADFGLAKVLAKCGDTETASAVAGTFGYMAPEYAYTAKVSMKSDVYSFGVVLLELVTGREPVHRDEAINLAQRAWKHVEEEELIEDALDEEIKGPANLKAMSEVFKLGLMCTNKVASTRPSMKEVVQVLLLIATNRPS; encoded by the exons ATGGAGAAATTTGAGCTTGCTACCATTCCAAATGAGCTAGGTAAGTTGAAGAATTTGAGACAACTTGTGTTTATGAGGTCAAATTTGATCGGAAATATCCCAGAAGCTATTTCAAATATTTCCAGTCTTGAGTACATGGATATGTCAGAAAACTATCTGAATGGATCAATTCCAGGAGTTGTTGGTCAGCTTTCAAAGTTGAGACGTCTGTTTCTTACAGGCAACAATTTTGAAGGTTCAATACCCCCAGAAATCGGAAATCTCTCAAACCTTGAGACTTTAGATATATCATTCATGGGGAAATTTGAGCTTGCTACCATTCCAGATGAGCTAGGAGAGTTGAAGAATTTGAGAAACATTAGGATTGTAAATTCAAATTTGATCGGAAACATCCCAGAAGCATTTTCAACTTTTTTCAGTCTTGTATACATGGATCTGTCAAGAAACTATCTGAATGGATCAATTCCAGATTGGCTTTTtcgttttgaaaatttgagcGATTTAAATCTTGAACGCAATCAACTTCATGGCACCTTACCAATTCCAATTGGAGAGGCAAAGTTTTCTGCTCTAAAACTTTCTTGGAATCAATTATCTGGAAAgatcccattagaatatgatAAGTATTCTAACTATGACTTCTCTGGTAATTTTGATCTATGTACTTGTAACTCAAGCCACGCTACTAAATACCTACCTTTATGTACTAATCAAAAGCACCacaaagcaaaaatcaaagccccTGTATTCGTCGTAGTTTTAGTAATTATTGTTCTAGTTTGTCTTTCGTGCTACATTTTGAAGCATTCAAAACTCTCTCTGTCCAAATGTTCTTGGAAGAAGACACAGGAGATCGATGAATGGGAGTTCATTCCTTTTCGAAGTACTAACTTCACAAGATCAGAAATTCTACTGAATCTAACAGAAGAGAACTTGATTGGGAGTGGAGGATCTGGAAACATCTATCGAATTGGTGTTGATGAAAATAGAAGTCATGTTGCTGTTAAAAGAATATGCAACCAAAGAAAATTGGACAACAGTCGGAAGAAACAGTTTCTTGCAGAACTTCAAACATTAAGTGGAGTTCGACATGTCAACATTGTTACGCTAATTTGCTGCATTTCAAATGAAAACTCAAAAATTCTACTGTATGAGTACATGGAAAATCAAAGCTTAGACAAATGGTTGCATCCTAAGCAAGGACGTGAATCATTAGTCATGATCAGTCCAGCACAAAATGTAGTCTTGAAATGGGATACAAGGCTGCGTATTGCAATTGGAGCAGCCCGTGGTCTTTGCTATATGCACAATCATTGCTCTCCTCCCATTATTCACCGAGACATTAAATCAAGTAACATCCTACTGGATAACGACTTGAACGCAAAGGTTGCAGACTTTGGACTGGCGAAAGTCCTCGCCAAGTGTGGAGATACTGAGACTGCTTCTGCGGTTGCTGGCACTTTTGGTTACATGGCTCCAG AGTATGCTTATACAGCTAAAGTAAGTATGAAGAGCGACGTTTATAGCTTTGGTGTTGTGCTGTTGGAGCTAGTTACCGGAAGAGAACCTGTTCATAGAGATGAGGCGATCAACCTTGCACAGCGGGCGTGGAAAcacgttgaagaagaagaacttATTGAAGATGCTCTGGATGAAGAAATCAAGGGACCAGCAAATTTGAAAGCAATGAGTGAAGTGTTTAAATTAGGGCTCATGTGTACTAACAAGGTCGCTTCCACTAGACCTTCAATGAAGGAGGTAGTGCAAGTTCTTCTACTCATAGCTACTAATCGTCCTTCATAA
- the LOC107821115 gene encoding uncharacterized protein LOC107821115 isoform X2, whose amino-acid sequence MKMNKYHYLMIIFFVTFSVLVYANSQTTVVKEDEKTILLKLKSYLGNTSDIQQRWNLSSSPCTWPEISCSRGFITGINLEYQYLAAIPPIICKLKNLTHLILASTFLSGAFPTVVYNCSKLKVLDISFNKFQGPLPTDIHRMSRLTGLNLRSNFFNGAIPGAVGLLSELKHLHLTGNDFEGSIPREIRNLSNLEILDASSMEKFELATIPNELGKLKNLRQLVFMRSNLIGNIPEAISNISSLEYMDMSENYLNGSIPGVVGQLSKLRRLFLTGNNFEGSIPPEIGNLSNLETLDISFMGKFELATIPDELGELKNLRNIRIVNSNLIGNIPEAFSTFFSLVYMDLSRNYLNGSIPDWLFRFENLSDLNLERNQLHGTLPIPIGEAKFSALKLSWNQLSGKIPLEYDKYSNYDFSGNFDLCTCNSSHATKYLPLCTNQKHHKAKIKAPVFVVVLVIIVLVCLSCYILKHSKLSLSKCSWKKTQEIDEWEFIPFRSTNFTRSEILLNLTEENLIGSGGSGNIYRIGVDENRSHVAVKRICNQRKLDNSRKKQFLAELQTLSGVRHVNIVTLICCISNENSKILLYEYMENQSLDKWLHPKQGRESLVMISPAQNVVLKWDTRLRIAIGAARGLCYMHNHCSPPIIHRDIKSSNILLDNDLNAKVADFGLAKVLAKCGDTETASAVAGTFGYMAPAKVSMKSDVYSFGVVLLELVTGREPVHRDEAINLAQRAWKHVEEEELIEDALDEEIKGPANLKAMSEVFKLGLMCTNKVASTRPSMKEVVQVLLLIATNRPS is encoded by the exons ATGAAAATGAACAAATACCATTATCTCATGATCATTTTCTTTGTTACTTTCTCAGTACTTGTTTATGCAAATTCTCAAACCACTGTTGTAAAAGAAGATGAGAAGACCATCTTATTGAAGCTCAAGAGCTATTTGGGAAATACATCTGATATCCAACAGCGGTGGAATCTCAGTTCATCTCCTTGCACTTGGCCAGAGATTTCTTGTTCTCGTGGTTTTATCACAGGCATAAATCTCGAATACCAGTACCTTGCTGCAATCCCAccaatcatttgtaaactcaaaaatCTCACACATCTTATACTTGCATCAACCTTTTTATCAGGAGCATTTCCAACAGTTGTATACAACTGCTCAAAGCTGAAAGTTCTTGATATTTCTTTTAACAAATTCCAGGGACCATTGCCTACGGACATTCATCGAATGTCTAGGCTAACCGGCTTAAATCTCCGTTCTAATTTTTTCAATGGTGCCATTCCAGGAGCTGTTGGTCTGCTCTCAGAGTTGAAACATCTGCATCTTACTGGCAACGATTTTGAAGGTTCAATACCCCGGGAaatcagaaatctctcaaacctTGAGATCTTAGATGCATCAAGCATGGAGAAATTTGAGCTTGCTACCATTCCAAATGAGCTAGGTAAGTTGAAGAATTTGAGACAACTTGTGTTTATGAGGTCAAATTTGATCGGAAATATCCCAGAAGCTATTTCAAATATTTCCAGTCTTGAGTACATGGATATGTCAGAAAACTATCTGAATGGATCAATTCCAGGAGTTGTTGGTCAGCTTTCAAAGTTGAGACGTCTGTTTCTTACAGGCAACAATTTTGAAGGTTCAATACCCCCAGAAATCGGAAATCTCTCAAACCTTGAGACTTTAGATATATCATTCATGGGGAAATTTGAGCTTGCTACCATTCCAGATGAGCTAGGAGAGTTGAAGAATTTGAGAAACATTAGGATTGTAAATTCAAATTTGATCGGAAACATCCCAGAAGCATTTTCAACTTTTTTCAGTCTTGTATACATGGATCTGTCAAGAAACTATCTGAATGGATCAATTCCAGATTGGCTTTTtcgttttgaaaatttgagcGATTTAAATCTTGAACGCAATCAACTTCATGGCACCTTACCAATTCCAATTGGAGAGGCAAAGTTTTCTGCTCTAAAACTTTCTTGGAATCAATTATCTGGAAAgatcccattagaatatgatAAGTATTCTAACTATGACTTCTCTGGTAATTTTGATCTATGTACTTGTAACTCAAGCCACGCTACTAAATACCTACCTTTATGTACTAATCAAAAGCACCacaaagcaaaaatcaaagccccTGTATTCGTCGTAGTTTTAGTAATTATTGTTCTAGTTTGTCTTTCGTGCTACATTTTGAAGCATTCAAAACTCTCTCTGTCCAAATGTTCTTGGAAGAAGACACAGGAGATCGATGAATGGGAGTTCATTCCTTTTCGAAGTACTAACTTCACAAGATCAGAAATTCTACTGAATCTAACAGAAGAGAACTTGATTGGGAGTGGAGGATCTGGAAACATCTATCGAATTGGTGTTGATGAAAATAGAAGTCATGTTGCTGTTAAAAGAATATGCAACCAAAGAAAATTGGACAACAGTCGGAAGAAACAGTTTCTTGCAGAACTTCAAACATTAAGTGGAGTTCGACATGTCAACATTGTTACGCTAATTTGCTGCATTTCAAATGAAAACTCAAAAATTCTACTGTATGAGTACATGGAAAATCAAAGCTTAGACAAATGGTTGCATCCTAAGCAAGGACGTGAATCATTAGTCATGATCAGTCCAGCACAAAATGTAGTCTTGAAATGGGATACAAGGCTGCGTATTGCAATTGGAGCAGCCCGTGGTCTTTGCTATATGCACAATCATTGCTCTCCTCCCATTATTCACCGAGACATTAAATCAAGTAACATCCTACTGGATAACGACTTGAACGCAAAGGTTGCAGACTTTGGACTGGCGAAAGTCCTCGCCAAGTGTGGAGATACTGAGACTGCTTCTGCGGTTGCTGGCACTTTTGGTTACATGGCTCCAG CTAAAGTAAGTATGAAGAGCGACGTTTATAGCTTTGGTGTTGTGCTGTTGGAGCTAGTTACCGGAAGAGAACCTGTTCATAGAGATGAGGCGATCAACCTTGCACAGCGGGCGTGGAAAcacgttgaagaagaagaacttATTGAAGATGCTCTGGATGAAGAAATCAAGGGACCAGCAAATTTGAAAGCAATGAGTGAAGTGTTTAAATTAGGGCTCATGTGTACTAACAAGGTCGCTTCCACTAGACCTTCAATGAAGGAGGTAGTGCAAGTTCTTCTACTCATAGCTACTAATCGTCCTTCATAA
- the LOC107821115 gene encoding uncharacterized protein LOC107821115 isoform X1 — MKMNKYHYLMIIFFVTFSVLVYANSQTTVVKEDEKTILLKLKSYLGNTSDIQQRWNLSSSPCTWPEISCSRGFITGINLEYQYLAAIPPIICKLKNLTHLILASTFLSGAFPTVVYNCSKLKVLDISFNKFQGPLPTDIHRMSRLTGLNLRSNFFNGAIPGAVGLLSELKHLHLTGNDFEGSIPREIRNLSNLEILDASSMEKFELATIPNELGKLKNLRQLVFMRSNLIGNIPEAISNISSLEYMDMSENYLNGSIPGVVGQLSKLRRLFLTGNNFEGSIPPEIGNLSNLETLDISFMGKFELATIPDELGELKNLRNIRIVNSNLIGNIPEAFSTFFSLVYMDLSRNYLNGSIPDWLFRFENLSDLNLERNQLHGTLPIPIGEAKFSALKLSWNQLSGKIPLEYDKYSNYDFSGNFDLCTCNSSHATKYLPLCTNQKHHKAKIKAPVFVVVLVIIVLVCLSCYILKHSKLSLSKCSWKKTQEIDEWEFIPFRSTNFTRSEILLNLTEENLIGSGGSGNIYRIGVDENRSHVAVKRICNQRKLDNSRKKQFLAELQTLSGVRHVNIVTLICCISNENSKILLYEYMENQSLDKWLHPKQGRESLVMISPAQNVVLKWDTRLRIAIGAARGLCYMHNHCSPPIIHRDIKSSNILLDNDLNAKVADFGLAKVLAKCGDTETASAVAGTFGYMAPEYAYTAKVSMKSDVYSFGVVLLELVTGREPVHRDEAINLAQRAWKHVEEEELIEDALDEEIKGPANLKAMSEVFKLGLMCTNKVASTRPSMKEVVQVLLLIATNRPS, encoded by the exons ATGAAAATGAACAAATACCATTATCTCATGATCATTTTCTTTGTTACTTTCTCAGTACTTGTTTATGCAAATTCTCAAACCACTGTTGTAAAAGAAGATGAGAAGACCATCTTATTGAAGCTCAAGAGCTATTTGGGAAATACATCTGATATCCAACAGCGGTGGAATCTCAGTTCATCTCCTTGCACTTGGCCAGAGATTTCTTGTTCTCGTGGTTTTATCACAGGCATAAATCTCGAATACCAGTACCTTGCTGCAATCCCAccaatcatttgtaaactcaaaaatCTCACACATCTTATACTTGCATCAACCTTTTTATCAGGAGCATTTCCAACAGTTGTATACAACTGCTCAAAGCTGAAAGTTCTTGATATTTCTTTTAACAAATTCCAGGGACCATTGCCTACGGACATTCATCGAATGTCTAGGCTAACCGGCTTAAATCTCCGTTCTAATTTTTTCAATGGTGCCATTCCAGGAGCTGTTGGTCTGCTCTCAGAGTTGAAACATCTGCATCTTACTGGCAACGATTTTGAAGGTTCAATACCCCGGGAaatcagaaatctctcaaacctTGAGATCTTAGATGCATCAAGCATGGAGAAATTTGAGCTTGCTACCATTCCAAATGAGCTAGGTAAGTTGAAGAATTTGAGACAACTTGTGTTTATGAGGTCAAATTTGATCGGAAATATCCCAGAAGCTATTTCAAATATTTCCAGTCTTGAGTACATGGATATGTCAGAAAACTATCTGAATGGATCAATTCCAGGAGTTGTTGGTCAGCTTTCAAAGTTGAGACGTCTGTTTCTTACAGGCAACAATTTTGAAGGTTCAATACCCCCAGAAATCGGAAATCTCTCAAACCTTGAGACTTTAGATATATCATTCATGGGGAAATTTGAGCTTGCTACCATTCCAGATGAGCTAGGAGAGTTGAAGAATTTGAGAAACATTAGGATTGTAAATTCAAATTTGATCGGAAACATCCCAGAAGCATTTTCAACTTTTTTCAGTCTTGTATACATGGATCTGTCAAGAAACTATCTGAATGGATCAATTCCAGATTGGCTTTTtcgttttgaaaatttgagcGATTTAAATCTTGAACGCAATCAACTTCATGGCACCTTACCAATTCCAATTGGAGAGGCAAAGTTTTCTGCTCTAAAACTTTCTTGGAATCAATTATCTGGAAAgatcccattagaatatgatAAGTATTCTAACTATGACTTCTCTGGTAATTTTGATCTATGTACTTGTAACTCAAGCCACGCTACTAAATACCTACCTTTATGTACTAATCAAAAGCACCacaaagcaaaaatcaaagccccTGTATTCGTCGTAGTTTTAGTAATTATTGTTCTAGTTTGTCTTTCGTGCTACATTTTGAAGCATTCAAAACTCTCTCTGTCCAAATGTTCTTGGAAGAAGACACAGGAGATCGATGAATGGGAGTTCATTCCTTTTCGAAGTACTAACTTCACAAGATCAGAAATTCTACTGAATCTAACAGAAGAGAACTTGATTGGGAGTGGAGGATCTGGAAACATCTATCGAATTGGTGTTGATGAAAATAGAAGTCATGTTGCTGTTAAAAGAATATGCAACCAAAGAAAATTGGACAACAGTCGGAAGAAACAGTTTCTTGCAGAACTTCAAACATTAAGTGGAGTTCGACATGTCAACATTGTTACGCTAATTTGCTGCATTTCAAATGAAAACTCAAAAATTCTACTGTATGAGTACATGGAAAATCAAAGCTTAGACAAATGGTTGCATCCTAAGCAAGGACGTGAATCATTAGTCATGATCAGTCCAGCACAAAATGTAGTCTTGAAATGGGATACAAGGCTGCGTATTGCAATTGGAGCAGCCCGTGGTCTTTGCTATATGCACAATCATTGCTCTCCTCCCATTATTCACCGAGACATTAAATCAAGTAACATCCTACTGGATAACGACTTGAACGCAAAGGTTGCAGACTTTGGACTGGCGAAAGTCCTCGCCAAGTGTGGAGATACTGAGACTGCTTCTGCGGTTGCTGGCACTTTTGGTTACATGGCTCCAG AGTATGCTTATACAGCTAAAGTAAGTATGAAGAGCGACGTTTATAGCTTTGGTGTTGTGCTGTTGGAGCTAGTTACCGGAAGAGAACCTGTTCATAGAGATGAGGCGATCAACCTTGCACAGCGGGCGTGGAAAcacgttgaagaagaagaacttATTGAAGATGCTCTGGATGAAGAAATCAAGGGACCAGCAAATTTGAAAGCAATGAGTGAAGTGTTTAAATTAGGGCTCATGTGTACTAACAAGGTCGCTTCCACTAGACCTTCAATGAAGGAGGTAGTGCAAGTTCTTCTACTCATAGCTACTAATCGTCCTTCATAA